TGACTGTGCCAACTTCGTGCCCAGTGGGCACAAGGTTGGTTCATTATTCATTTTCTGCATTCGCCAATTTTTTCTTGGTTTTCTTTTTCCCAGAAAGCATTTTATGTCCTGAATAAATAGCCATAACCATGCAAATCAAAGAACTAACCGCAAAATATTTATGACTTGATTTTGCTCCTTTGTGGCCGGTATAAAAAGTGCCAAACATTGTGAGTAATGCTCCAAGTGACCAATATTTATGTGCTTTCATTCTACCACCTCTCCCTTTGTGTTAATTTTAATATGTAACTTTTGATGAAATATACTTTACAAAGCTTTTATTTATTTCGTTTTTAAGTTCGTCTTTATTCTCGTATGTTCTCAATATTCTATATCGTCCTTCAACTTCCCAAGATCAAATTGTTCTATAAGAAACGCCCACCATAGCACCCAGCTTTTGTTGAGTCATTTTTCTCTTTTCGCAACTCTCTAATTTTATCCCCAAATGTTGTCATAAGTATACATCTTTCTCCTATGAGTTTTGTACGTGCTTTTCCATCTAATCTGTTTTATTACTCTACCCTATCACACTTGCACCAAATGGCATGAAAGAAAGTCTTGCCATTTAAAAAAACTGCTTCCTGTACCATCATGAGCATTTTTTCAAAAGACTGTGCAAACCTTACATCATCTTCTTCTGTTCGTTTTTTCGGTCCCTTGATATGATTCTTATGGGAACTTCTTCTGGCTTTTTTATTCAAATGACGTTCCATGAGCATCTGATCAATATTGTTATTCGTGTACCATTTACCCGATTGATGAATGGCATCTGCTCCTGCCCCTACTACAATCACTTCGCTATAATTAGAATACAAAATATGATTCGTATCACACAGCAATGTAGTTGGAATATTATATTTCTCTGCTATTGTCTCGATAATACCTACTACCGGACATGCATCTGCATCTACAAATATCTGCACTAGTGCCTCTCCATTTCTTTTTGAATCCATGTCATAATTACATCTACAAGATATTCCTGCTACACTTGGCTTAGTTCTTTTCCCGGTTGCATTTTATGCCACTTCCGAATGCACTCTCTGCAACATGTTGCAGTTGCATGCTGGGCAATAAATACCGGATGCCCACGCATTGGAGTCTGCTTGCCATCATTTGCTATATACGCCGGAGCTTCTCTTTTTGAGATAAAATCCTCTACATGTTGTCTGATTCTCTCCATGTCTCGCCTCTCGGCTCGGTCGTTGCTCCTGCTACGCAGGGTCGTCCACTGGACGACCGCAACCTTTTTCGTTTATGTAATCAATATCTTTCTGCTTTAGATGGAAACTGCTTCGGAACTTGGAATTATCTAGTCGTTCAAATAATTGCTTATACCTTTCATCCTTCGTCATATCATCACCATAAATCGTATTGTTTCATAGTCTCTGCATTTCGATATTCATGTTTCTCATAATATCCTATCAACTTCCCATCATCTCTGAGTGCCACCATATAAACATCTTTATTCTGTTTCTCATTGTGAAAAGTAAAAACGATATTATGACTTTCATCTACTGCAAACCAGTCCACTACCTGCTGTATTTTATCTCTTGATTCCGGATTATGACAATCTAACAGACTTCTTCCAACAAGTTTATCGCCACCTCGCTTCGCATAACTGATAACAGCTGCCGGATTCATGTAAATAATCTCATGTTTAAGATTGCATATAACAACAGATGCCCTGTCCTGATCAACAATACTTTTATAAAAGTTGACATAAGATTTAAACTTAATCACCTTTTCATTATCCAGCCTCTTTTGAAGATGTGGTTTCTTTCTTCGATAATAATCGTATATTTCTCCATCTGGTATCCAGATTTGTGCCTCATTTATCTTATCAAGTACAGCTTCAACAATCTGTTCATCTGCCAGCGAATCAGGTGCTTTATCATGTTCTGTTACATACTTTTTGTATTCTTCATACACCCAGCCTGTAATCTTATCCTTCTGTTTCATCTTGAGATTACTAAACTTCTTGTTCATCTGTAAAAGCTGACCATCTATCTTTTTATGTATTTTTTTCTTCTTACTTTTCGCCATTTTATGTTATCCTTAGAACTTCACTACTTCCGGTTCATGTGTAAATGATGAAAATGTAGCTGTCGCATTCTTAAAATAGAACACCTCTGTATTTCCATCATCTGCTGAGTACATATTCTGTAAAGATGGATAAGCATCAAGCATAGACTGTCTTGCTTCTCTTCTATCATCTTCTACAAGTTCTCCTGCTACACGAAGCCACTCTCCATTCTTAAATGTACAGATTTCTACCTTTGGATTTGCATGAATCTGTTTTGAAACATCTTTCACCTTTCCGGTCTGAATATACAGTTTTCCATCAAAAATATGTGCTGTTCCAAAAGGTCTTACCCTTGGCTGGTCTCCTTCCACTGTTGCCAAATAATATGTTTCTGCTTCTTTCAAAAAATTTACTACTCGTTCCATGGTATAATCCTCCTGCCTTAACTGTTTATCTGATACTTATAATGAATTACAACTATTTTCAGTATAGCATATATTGCTTTATTAAGTATCAATAATTTGCCTTATGAGAAGGTTGGAAAGAGCGAGCCGGTATGTATTGCAGATGATATGCCGTTTGAAATTCCGGAGAGTTGGGAATGCGCATGACTACCAAGTCTTTTTCTGGCTTGTTCAAGCATATCCATGCTGTAATCAATACAAGTAATATG
This Ruminococcus hominis DNA region includes the following protein-coding sequences:
- a CDS encoding DUF6219 family protein — translated: MKAHKYWSLGALLTMFGTFYTGHKGAKSSHKYFAVSSLICMVMAIYSGHKMLSGKKKTKKKLANAENE
- a CDS encoding DUF188 domain-containing protein, with translation MQIFVDADACPVVGIIETIAEKYNIPTTLLCDTNHILYSNYSEVIVVGAGADAIHQSGKWYTNNNIDQMLMERHLNKKARRSSHKNHIKGPKKRTEEDDVRFAQSFEKMLMMVQEAVFLNGKTFFHAIWCKCDRVE
- a CDS encoding DUF4186 family protein translates to MERIRQHVEDFISKREAPAYIANDGKQTPMRGHPVFIAQHATATCCRECIRKWHKMQPGKELSQV
- a CDS encoding DUF4186 family protein, which produces MTKDERYKQLFERLDNSKFRSSFHLKQKDIDYINEKGCGRPVDDPA
- a CDS encoding PAS domain-containing protein, whose translation is MAKSKKKKIHKKIDGQLLQMNKKFSNLKMKQKDKITGWVYEEYKKYVTEHDKAPDSLADEQIVEAVLDKINEAQIWIPDGEIYDYYRRKKPHLQKRLDNEKVIKFKSYVNFYKSIVDQDRASVVICNLKHEIIYMNPAAVISYAKRGGDKLVGRSLLDCHNPESRDKIQQVVDWFAVDESHNIVFTFHNEKQNKDVYMVALRDDGKLIGYYEKHEYRNAETMKQYDLW
- a CDS encoding pyridoxamine 5'-phosphate oxidase family protein, producing MERVVNFLKEAETYYLATVEGDQPRVRPFGTAHIFDGKLYIQTGKVKDVSKQIHANPKVEICTFKNGEWLRVAGELVEDDRREARQSMLDAYPSLQNMYSADDGNTEVFYFKNATATFSSFTHEPEVVKF